TACTGGAAGTACAAATACAGTCAGACAAAATGTAGATGACTTCATGATGTTCAACTTGCTGGAGTTTTTAAGGGACATTTGAGGCATATACCAAAACTTAATTTTGAGTTGTAGAAGACAGTGCAACAATGATACAAATTTTCTTGCTGTTCTGTCAaaaagaacattatgctaagctaTTATTCTAGCCCAGGGTAGTGTTTCAATCATAGTAACAGcagaaattgtatttatttctttatttattgagacagagttgctctgtcatccaggctggagtgcagtgacatgatctcggctcactgcaacctcctcctcctgggttcaggtgattcacctgcttcagcctcccaagtagctgggactacaggtgtgcaccatgacacccaaccaatttttgtactttcagtagagaagggatttcaccatgttgcccacactggtctcgaattcctggcctcaagtgatccacccactcagcctcccaaagtgctaggattgcagatgtgagccaccacgctcggccagaAACTGTATCCATTAAGAGTCTATACTGCATTATGTACCAGGCCCTGTGGTGAGTATATTACATGGGTTATGTCTCTGAACATTTAAAGAATGTAATGCATTATCTCTattcacagagaaagaaaactgaggcctgaggAGATTAAAAAACTTGACCCATGCCATACAACAAATACCTAAGGGAGTCGTGACTCCAATACAGGTAACATGAATCAAGAGCCCAGGCTCTTAAACATGCTCTCCTGCATTTGAAGAGAGATGGCCCTCGATGTGAACTGACAggtaaagacacacacacacacacacacacacacacacagaggcacaatGAAATCACTAACAAATCAGAAGATTTCAATATTAGGGAAGTGGCTGTTTATTAATACATGAAAACAATATTATATGAGATCATCACAGTTAGTGTCCCCTTCGAATAAGACACTGCTCATCTAAAAATAACTGCATTGGGGCCTGGCATAACATATTTTAATGAATGTGTTTATGTCTGTCATTTCCTAGAAGAGCTGAATGTCCACTCTGAATGCCACATGAGACAAACTGGCAGGGAAGTGTTCATTTTTCCAGTGACTGGCTGGCTACAGTGAATTTTATATGACTAATGAAGACATTCATAGTATGACAAATATAAGGAGAGATTAGCAGCAAGAGGAGGCACAGCACAAGGGGCGGGGGCAGGTGGAGATGACACAGGTTGGGCGATAGCAAGTGGTGTGGCAGGAGACTCGGCCACAGACTGGACGCAGGCAGCAGCAGGGGCGGCAGCAGCTGGATTCACAGCAAGAGGGGCAGCAGCTCCTGGAGGGGCAGCAGCTGCTGGAGATGCAGCAGCTGGGGCGGCAGCAGGTGGGCTGGCAGCACACAGACTGGCAGCACTGGGGTCTGCAGCAGCTGGACACACAGCAGCTGGGGCGGCAGCAGGTGGTCCTGTAGCAGGTGGTCTGGCAGCAGCTGGGGCGGCAGCAGGTGGGCTGACAGCACACAGACTGGCAACACTGGGGTCTGCAACAGCTGGACACACAGCAGCTGGGGCGGCAGCAGCTGGATTCACAGCAAGAGGGGCGGCAGCAGCTGGAGATGCAGCAGCTAGGGCGGCAGCAGGTGGGCTGGCAGCACACAGACTGGCAGCACTGGGGTCTGCAGCAGCTGGACACACAGCAGCTGGGGCGGCAGCAGGTGGTCCTGCAGCAGGTGGTCTCACAGCAGCTGGGACAGCAGCAGTTCTCCAGGCCACAGCTCTGCTCAGAGCTGACAGAGCCACAACAGGAGCTGACCATGGTGTCAGAGGGTGGAGGTTCTGGGTGGATTTCTAGAAGAATGAGGTTCTCAAGTTTGGAAGTGTCCTTGGGCCACAGCCTCTTATATACTGCCCAGCTGTCCTGTTGTTACtgcattttccttgtttttgtttacttaatAACTAAGTGATTATCAGATTTCACAATAATGTTTGCCCATTTAATGGCTTAAACttgttgaaaacaaaattttcttgTCCGGATGTAATAAGATCTATCACGTCTGCCTTCTCTCATGATTCACACCTTGGTAGCATCTTCTAGACCACattgtcttcctcttcctccacagAGGGCTGTTCATGTGATTCCCTGCATTTGGAATTGCATTTCTCACTCTCGCTTCAGGTATCCTCTACCAAAATGGGATTTGGTCAGTCACACTTCCAGTTATGCATTTCCTCTAGTGACTAACAGCAAAGAAAGCCCATCTGCTCAGTGTGGCATTCCTAGTCTGTGGGTCATTATTAAGCAATAAGCAAAGGGACAGCAATGCCTGCATGTGTCCTTGGTGACCTCTACACTATTGAAATGGGTTTCCCTGGATGTTTCGAATTTTGGGTCATGTTCTATAACCTTAAATTTTTATACTTGGTGTTACTGATAGGTCAGTTTCTTAAGTTGATATTTTGTTCTCCTATATTTTGTGTCATGTCTCTCCAGCTAATCTATTAGATTCTGGAAGACATAGTCCCATTTTTATTCCATAActcattgttttttttaaatgcctctaACTGTCTGTTAACATAATGCAGGTgtgtgttttcactttttaaaaaagaaatttgagataattgtagatttatACACAGCTGTAACAAACAGTCCCAGGAGAGGCTGTCTGTACTTCACCCAGTCTCCCTAACACTGTGTAACATATGTATAATACTTTTAAGAATCTATCTACCCCCACTACTGTGTCTTGCATGATGTGCTGAATATAGAAAGAGCTCAAGCTCAGTGAAAGTAAAAACAATTAGTTATTTTTCAGATTGACATATAATATTGTATTTACCATGTACAACATAATATTTTGAagcatatatacattgtggaaggGTTAAATCTAGCTAAGAAATGCATTACCTCTCATACCTATCAATTTTTTTGCAGTGAGAACACTTAATATCCATTCTTagaatttttcaagaatacaatatgtacaatatatcatcattaactatagtcaccatgctatacaGTAGACCTCTTGAACTGATTCCTCCTGTCTAGCTACAATTATATATCTTTTGACCAGTATCTCCTCAAGCCCCTGACTCCCCAgccacccccagcctctggttATCTTCATTCTCTGCTCTACTTCTATGATATCAACTTTTTTGAGTGCAATCatgtgagtgagatcatgtgctATCTGTCTTTCTATGACTgatttacttcacttagcataatttcctTGAGAtgtatccatgttgtcacaaatgacagaacttCCTTCTTTTTACAGCCAAATAGTATTGCATTGAgtatatactgcattttctttatccacctaCTCATTGGTGGACACTTGCATTGTGTGCATATCTTGGCAATTGTGAGTGGTGCTGCAATAAATCTGGACATGCAGTTATTTCTTCAACAtactgagttcatttcctttagaCACATAAGGTACCCAGAAGTGGATTgtgggatcatatggtaattccagttttaattttttgagaaacctttatattgttttccataatggctgaactaatttacattcccaccaacagtgtacaagggagtttttttcacatccttgccaatacttgtcatcttttgtctttttgatgatagccattctaacaggagtAAGGTCATATCTcaatgtagttttgatttgtattttcccaatgattagtaatgttgagtactttttcacaaacctgttagccatttgtatgtcttttgagaaatgtctagtcaggtcttttgcccatttttaatcaggtttTTGATTTCTTGCTtgtgagttgtttgagctccttttatattttggatgttaACCCCTTATGAGATatgtactttataaatattttctcccattctgtaggttatctcttGACTCTTTTtgtggtttcctttgctgtgcggaagctttttagtttgatgtaatctcggtcatctaatttttctttcgtcgcctgtgcttttgaggtcatattaaaaaagtcattgccaagaccaatgtcatgaatCTTTCCCCCATGCTTTCTTCCAAAAATTTCATAGCTTTTGATCTTACATTCAAGCCATTAACCCATttgaactgatttttgtatactgtAAGAAATAAGGGactgatttcattcttctgcatgcagatacccagttttcctaacacaatttattgaagaaactgtccttcccccattcttggcatctttgttgaaaatcaattggctgTAAATGAGTGACTTCATTTCTGgtctctctattccattccattggtctgtgtgtctgtttttatgtcagaaTGATGGTATTTTGGTTACTGCAGTGTGGTGGTTTATTTTGAAGTCAGGGAGTGTGGTGCTTCTAGCTATATTCTTAGTGTCCAAGATCACTTTGGTTTTTTGTGGTTCTGTacaaattttagaactttttaaaaatatttccgtgaagaatgtcattggtatatTTATAGGGATTGCATGagatctgtagattgctttaatAATATTTGGACAATATTCCTTCAGTTCATAAACACAGGAtatcattccatttatttgtgttttcgtcaatttctttcatctgtgttttacagttttcagtgtagatatcctcacttccttggttaaacttgtgcctaagtattttattttattgtaactattgtaaatgaaatagttttcttgatttctttttcagatagtttgctaTTAGTGTATAGAAAACCTACTgggttttgtatgttgattttatactctgcaaccttactgaatttgtttattagttctcaTAGTTTCTCagtagagtctttagggttttctacatataagattatgtcatctgcaaatagaaacaatttaacttcttcctttccaattcagatattttaaaaatattttattcgtgtacatgtataattttgttacatggatatattgcataatggcCGAGTCAGGACGTTTAGAGTATCCATCACTGAAATAACATGCATTCTACCCGtcaagtaatttctcatcatccatcCCCCTCCTACACCCCTGCCCTTCAGACTCTCTATTGTCTGTCATTCCACTCTCTACGTCCACGTGTACGTATCATTTGGCCCCACTGtaactgagaacatgcagtatttgtctttctatgtctgagttgtttcatttaagataatggcctccggttccatccatgtttctgcaaaagacatggtttcattattttttatggctgaagagtattccattgtttatatatagcacattttctttatccagtcatccactgatggccatttaggttgattccatacgtTTGCTACTATAAATAGTGGtgcgataaacatatgtgtgcaggtgtatttttggtataatgatttcttttccttcaggTAGACACTCACTcacgggattgctggatcaaatagtagttctagttttagttctttgagaaatctccatactgttttccatagaggttgcactaatttacattctcaacaACTGTTTATGGGTTCCCTTTCAGCTTCATCTtcatcaacatttgttatttcttctttttaataacagccattcttaCTGGTATAAGATGATCTCTCACGgtggttttaattggcatttgtttaatgattagtgatgatgagcattatttcaaatgcttattggccatttgtatgtgttcttttgaaaaatgtctattcatgtccttttcccctttttaatggatgtttttgttgttagagttccttgtaaattctgggtaTTAATCCCCTGTTGGAtggatagtttgcagatattttctcccattctgcaggttgcctgttcactctgttgattatgtcttttgctgtgcatGACAGACCAGGAGCACCGTCATCTTGGACAAACACTGCCACTTGAAGTTGCAGCTCCCTTTCTAGCctcatgcatttcaaggaaatcacttgtcttctaactacaagcagccagaaacagcagacagtaaaacacagataagatAGCTCAGGCACAGAAGGAAGCAGGGGGAATGTCTCTTGGGTAACTGCCAAACGTCACCCTCGTACAATGGGCCCCAGTAAAAGagtgggccttaataagcacTTTCCTTTCGCCTCATGTGCACTAAAATAGGGAAGTTAAATGCAGACTCAAGGGCTATGCCTGCAAGAGAATAGACACccaactctccctcccagataagcactacaaagagacacagaagcagtccaagcctctaataaactctcccaccctgaatccttaaaaactctCAGTCTGTAAAAGAGTGTGCCTCCAAGTTAACTCTGCCAAACGCGTCTGTTaggtttgttttctctaaaataaacctgtcttaaATGGCAAGCtgtcttttgtgtttctttcctttttctttaattcttatagtgcagaaactttttagtttagaTAAATCTTatttgcctattttctgttttgttgcctgtgctttagaGGGCGTAGTCATGAGTTTTTGGCTacaccaatgtccagaagagttttccctaggctttcttctagtttacttatttatttttctttctttctttctttctttctttctttctttctttctttctttctttctttctttcctttctttctttctttctttctttctttcttctttctttctttctttctctctctgtctctctctctttctttctttctttcttttcttttttttttttttttttttttttttttgatggagtctcgctctgtcacccagcctggagtgcaatggcttgatctcggctcactgcaacctctgcctcccaggttcaagtgatttctcctgccttagcctctggagtagctgaaattacaggcacccaccaccatgcctggctaatttttgtatttttagtagagaaggggtttcaccatgttggtcaggctggtcctgaactcctgacctcaagcaatccacctgcctcagcctcccaaagtgctgggattacaggcatgagctaccatgcccggccttttctaGTATTTTTTATAGCTTCATGTCTTACACTGAAGCCTTTAAtgcaccttgagttgatttttgtacatggtgagagatagggatccagtttcattcttctgcaaagGCAATCCAATGTACCCAGCATcgtttatttattgaataggatttCCTTTCCCGTGTATATTCttatcaactttgtcaaaaatcagtgtGCTGTAAGTACGTGGCTatacttctgggttctctgttctgttccactgatctatgtgtctatttttaaccccaaacaatgctgttttggttactatagccttttaatataatttgagaacaggtaatgtaatgcctccagcttcccCCCGCCCCTTCAGATTGCTTTAGCTACTTGGGCTCTTTTTCACTTGCCTatcaattttaggatttttttccctaATTCCATTATAAATGACGTTAGTATTTCAGTAGGAattgcattgagtctgtagactgctttgggcagtatggtcattttgacagcattaattcttctgatccatgcgAATGAGatgtttgccatttgtttgtgttatctacaatttcttttgtcagtgttttgtagttttccttgcaggTATCTTTCACTTCATTTGATAAATACATTCTTAAGTATTTCTGtaactattgtaaatgagattgtgttcttgatttggtgtTCAGCTGgatcattattggtgtatataaatgctactgatttttgcttgttgatttcatattctgaaactttactgaattcgcTTATCAAATCcaagagttttttggtggagcctttagggttttctagatataagatcatgtcatcttttTAGATTAAATAAGTCCCGtctgccaatttttgcttttgttgcctgtgctcttgagatcttagtcatgaattctttggcTAGATCAaaatccagaagagtttttcctaggttttcttctggtatttttacagtttcatattttacatgtaagtctttgatccatcttgagttgacttttataCATGGTGAGAGAAAGTGGTCCAATTTCAttcagcaaacaaaaataatttgactttctgttttcaaatttgaatgctgtttatctctttctcttgcttgattgctgtggctagggcttccagtactacgttgaataggagtaatGAAAGTTGGCATCCTAGTCTTGTTCCAGCTCTTAGggagaatgctttcagtttttccctattcagtGTGATGtcagctatgggtttgtcatatgtgacctttattatgttgaggtacattccCTCTATACCTAATTTGCTGTGAGttttttcataaaatgattttgaattttgaaaaatgctttttttgcATCTACTTAAGTGATCATAtactttttgtccttcattctattaatgtgatgtatcatgtttattgatttacgtGTGTTGACCTAACCTTGCATCCTCTGagtgaatcccacttgatcacggtgaatgatctttttaatacgTTGTTGAATAAGGTTTCCTGGTATCCTGttgagtattttgtatttttgcatttatgtttataaagtatattggcctataattttcttttcttgtagtgtctttaTCTGGCTTTGGTGAAGAGTAATGCTGTCATTATAAACAGATgttggaagtgttccctcctcttccctttttGTGGAAGAGTTTGATAAGGATTGGCATTAATCCTTCTTCAGATGCTTGGTAGAATTCACATGTGAAGCTATCTGGTATTGGGCTATTCTTTGCTGGGAGGTTTGTTATTGCTACTTTAATCTTCTTATTCATTATTGGACTACTCAGATTTTCtattcttcatgattcagtcatGGTAGTTattatgtttctaggaattcatGCATTCCTTCTAAGTTATCCATACatttacacacaaacatacacagacatacacatacgCATACACAAGTGTGTGTAAAACTGATAAAACTAGAACAAGTTCTGTGGATTTTACCAATGTCAGTTTGTGGGGTTTGACATGTACTCTAGTGATGGAATATGTGATGACTGGGGAAAATTGGGTGAAGGGTGCATAGGACtttgctgtactttttttttctactttctgtgaatttatagttatttctaaataaaaagttaaaaatatatatatgaggatTATTGGGAAAAAAAGGGGAGCATGCTTTTACTTGCCAATCTCATTGAATATTTATGACATCCTTACTatattttgtggctattgtgatcCTTTCTTTAAAGTAAGGCAACCCTAGGCTGAGATAGTTAACATGTACAAGAACATACCTGGTATGTAGTACAGTCAGAATTCAGCCCCAACTCTCTCTAATTCCCAAGTGCACAGGCTATACTGTATATAGACCTTCCCTATCAGTTTAAATCCCTTCCTTTAAATAAGTTTAAATCACTTCATGGGATGCAGTTTATTGAGGACTTTCTATTTCGGTGGCTGTTGCAATTCATAGCTCTTACGTTAGATGTATTAGGTTCAACTATGCCTCCTTTTATACATTTTCCTATTTCTGCTGTGAGACAGAATCCTAGCTTTGATAAAAAAATCTCATTAGAGAATAtcaatttaatttttcaattgtATGATCCCCTGATAACATGTACTCTCCGGTTGtgcagaaaaagagacagaaatatgCATAGGccaatttattaataataaacagTGAAAGAGAACCATACACACAGATTGTCTCAAGTCTACCTAAATGGTACCTCTTTTATTACACAGAGcagctgtatttttttcttttatgcacttttttctctttaaactaATTGTTTTGTTGTCGTtttagaagttctttttttttatgtttacctAATTGATACTTCATCTGGAGGATTGGACCATCTATGAATCTTCTTCCTCTCCCATGGGTTGACCCATAGCTAGTGGTAACTGATGTCTGAGTGCAAAATTCCAAACACCTTGCCTCTCAGAAAGATAGGTCTGTGATACTAATCACACTCTAGAGCTTCCTATGGGgtcagaagagaaaataatttaataaaaatcattttctgcCTTAGGTTTTTAAACTCCTCTATTCTGCTTCCAAGTTTCTTACTGATTTCTCCTGAGAGCATTTTCTTATAAATCACTTACCAAGAATCCTTGTTTCTGGCTCTATTTTGAATGAATCCAACTTAGCACACCTCTTAAACACAGTTTCTTTTAGAATAAAAGTTACTAGCCTGGCAATTCTGCCTTATCCTTCAGATATAATAatgtggaagaaaaagagattgaaGACCAGGTGtgatgattcatgcctgtaatcccagcacttttggaggctgaggcagatggatcacttgaggtcaggagttcgaggccagcctggccaacatgatgaaaccccgtctctactaaaaatacaaaaatcagctggacgtggtggcacatacctgtaattccagatacttgaggggctgaggtgggaaaatcacttgaacctgggaggtggaggttgcagtgagctgagacggcaccactgccctccagcctgggtgacagaacaagactgtatctcaaaaaaaaaaaaaaaaaaggagagagagagagagattaaagacAACTAGTCCAGAGATAACTGTGCCAAAactgagaagaagaagaagaagaggaagaggaagaagaagaggaagaggaagaggaagaagaagaaagaagaagaaagaagaagaagaagaagaagaagaagaagaagaagaagaagaagaagaagaagaagaagaagaagaagaagaagaagaaagaagaagaagaagaagaagaagaagaagaagaagaagaagaagaagaagaagaagaagaagaaagaagaagaagaggaagaagaagaagaaaatttatttagaaCATTTACCTATTTACTAGACAGTATACTCAAGAGTTGACCGTGACACCGGGGCAACCACTCATATtgtataaaaatgatttaattatgttatgtgaaataggccaagcacagaaagacaaattgcTAATGGAATGGAACTCATGAAGATAAAGAATAGATTGCTGGTTATCAGAGTCAGAGGAGGGTGCCTGTGGGAAATGAAGAGGTGAATTGATGTGTACAAATATAAGTTAGACATAAAAATATGACCTAGTATTCAATAtaactgtaggatgactatagttaacaacaatctattaaacatttcaaagtaGCTACAAAGGAATAATTCAGATgttcctagcataaagaaaagataaattttgaTGGATAATCCAATTACCCTGATtggatctttacaaattatatggaTGTATCAAAATTTTACATGTGCATttgttatatatcaataaaaaaggaaaaatgttttgaagGGCACTAATACTGAGGTTAGGAACACTGGTGTCTTAGATTGGGTACCCACTGGAGCCGACCCAGGAGTATATTTGGGAGGTGGTCCCAAGAAGTGCTGTATGGAACATGAAAAATGCtccaggaaagggagggaagtgaATACAAGATGAGTTAATGATCAGAATAGCCCTGTAGGCAGCTGGAATTCGGTGTCTCTGAGGACCTCTGACAGGCTGGTACAACATGCTCCCAACTGGAAGAGAAATAACTAAAGCATGTGTTCACCAACCCTCACTCATTTGTTGAATACTCTTCTGAGAGAACTCTACAGCCCAGAGCTTGCTCCTTGGCTAGAGAAACTCTTCAAGAAGAGAGTTCCAGGTGCTTGCTCTGAGAAACCACCattgtatattaaaataaagcGTGCTGAGGAAATAGAGGTGGTGCCCCTGAAATTACATGCCGTTGTCTTCTCCTCTGCAGAGAAGAACAACAGAAAAATTGACTGGTAATGACcacactcaaaaaagaaaaataatgagacaCAGTATCTGTATATTTCTATGCCTGAAAATTTATTTAAGATTTAtttagataaatatttgtttaaaatggaATAGTTCCATATGAGAAATTATGGCAGAGAGCAAATATTTCAATTAAGATAGTTGACAGATTTCAGAGCAAATTACAACTTATGTTCATTTGGTAGAGAGGTAAAATGTGGGGGGAGCATATATTTGGAGGCCAGATTCAATCTAAGAATTGGTTGGAACTGAAGTTTTCCAACTAGCTTCCCATGACTCAGCTCATAGATGAGCTACATCAAGAATGCTGGTTGATGAGAATCGGGTGAGTCCAGATGACAGCCTTGGCAGCAAGAAGCACTAGAGCAGGTTGGGCGGCAGCACGTTGTCTGGCAGCAGTTGGGGCGACAGCAACTGGACACACAGCAGTTGGGTTGAAACACTGGGTTCTGCAGCAGGTGGTCTGGTAGCAGCTGGGGTGGCAGCAACTGGAGATGCAGCAGGAGGGCCTGCGGCAGCTGAAGTCACAGCAGGAGGAGCTACTGCTGCTAGAGATACTGCTGGAAGACTGGTAGCAGCTGGAAATGCAATAGCTGGGGTGGCAGCAGGTGGTCCTGTAGCAGGTGGTTTGCCAGCAGATAGGCTAGTGGCACAGAGACTGGCCACACTGGGGCCAGTAACAGCTGGACACACAGCAGCTGGGGCGGCTGCAGGTGGTCCTGCAGCAGGTGGTCCTGCAGCAGGTGGTCTGGCAGCACTGGGGTCTGCAGCAGCTGGACACACAGTAGCTGGGGTGGCAGCAGGTGGGCTGGCAGCACACAGACTGGCAGCACTGGGGCCTGCAGCAGCTGGGGCGGCAGCAGGTGGTCCTATAGCACGTAGTCTGGCAGCACTGTGGTCTGCAACATGTGGGCTGGCAGCACACAGACTGGCAACACTGGGGTCTGCAG
The sequence above is drawn from the Symphalangus syndactylus isolate Jambi chromosome 20, NHGRI_mSymSyn1-v2.1_pri, whole genome shotgun sequence genome and encodes:
- the LOC129469710 gene encoding keratin-associated protein 4-5 isoform X2; this encodes MVSSCCGSVSSEQSCGLENCCCPSCCETTCCRTTCCRPSCCVSSCCRPQCCQSVCCQPTCCRPSCCISSCCRPSCCESSCCRPSCCVSSCCRPQCCQTTCCRPSCCVSSCCRPQCCQSVCCQPTCCRPSCCISSSCCPSRSCCPSCCESSCCRPCCCLRPVCGRVSCHTTCYRPTCVISTCPRPLCCASSCC
- the LOC129469710 gene encoding keratin-associated protein 4-7 isoform X3; this translates as MVSSCCGSVSSEQSCGLENCCCPSCCETTCCRTTCCRPSCCVSSCCRPQCCQSVCCQPTCCRPSCCISSCCRPSCCESSCCRPSCCVSSCCRPQCCQSVCCQPTCCRPSCCRPCCCLRPVCGRVSCHTTCYRPTCVISTCPRPLCCASSCC
- the LOC129469648 gene encoding keratin-associated protein 4-4-like, with protein sequence MVNSCCGSVCSDQGCGLENCCRPSCCQTTCCRTTCCRPSCCVSSCCRPQCCQTTCCRTTCCRPSCCVSSCCRPQCCQTTCCRTTCCRPSCCVSSCCRPQCCQSVCCRPTCCRPQCCQTTCCRTTCCRPSCCVSSCCRPQCCQSVCCQPTCCRPQCCQTTCYRTTCCRPSCCRPQCCQSVCCQPTCCHPSYCVSSCCRPQCCQTTCCRTTCCRTTCSRPSCCVSSCYWPHCYQSSSSISSSSSSSCCDFSCRRPSCCISSCCHPSCYQTTCCRTQCFNPTAVCPVAVAPTAARQRAAAQPALVLLAAKAVIWTHPILINQHS
- the LOC129469710 gene encoding keratin-associated protein 4-12 isoform X1, with translation MVSSCCGSVSSEQSCGLENCCCPSCCETTCCRTTCCRPSCCVSSCCRPQCCQSVCCQPTCCRPSCCISSCCRPSCCESSCCRPSCCVSSCCRPQCCQSVCCQPTCCRPSCCQTTCYRTTCCRPSCCVSSCCRPQCCQSVCCQPTCCRPSCCISSSCCPSRSCCPSCCESSCCRPCCCLRPVCGRVSCHTTCYRPTCVISTCPRPLCCASSCC